GTGTGCTCAACTAGATTAATGTTTCAGatgagaaaacatttttgtggAGTTTCTAGTCTGTGTTAGTACTACTTTTCTGCATTTTAtgagataaaaaaatacatgaaaatcaCTTCCATGTTACAGAAGTGGTACGTCGCCTAGTGGTGACTATTACTTTTTCCACAATATCGGCCATTGAGGATACCCTCATACGAATTACGTTCCATTGCTATGTCTGGAAGCTAGTGAGTTGCTAATGGGTATGCCCTCTATTTGTCTGGTCAGATCTTTTAAAATATAACTAAGCCAACTCACTTACCGGATGAAGCTTAAGAAAACTGTTTGTATCAAATATACACAAAGCAAAATTAGCAGTATTGCGATATACAAGATAATTTTGTATtattgaatactttttttaaaacttgaTAATATTTATAGTCTCAAAATTAACATGTTAAATAACACTATTTGATGTGTATAATATGTTTATTGACCAATCAGCACTTGACCAATCAGCACAAACATCATCACGTAATTCTTAAACATGTACATTctttttgcaaaacattctCCACTAAACAACACTCTTTAGGTCTATGGCATTATCTGGTTACCTGGGATGGCGGGTCAGAAAGAAAAGCTAGCTGATGGATGCAAGTGATGTTCTCCCAACCAAAAAAgattaccaaatgttttcattttccgTTAATAACTAGCAAGATGTTATTATTTCAATACTCGtgatttgtaaaaatgtttttgttgttcacgTTTGGACCCTGTCCATGTTAGTAACAAGAATAGGAAATTGCTAAAACTATAACTTTTGCTGGGAACAACAGGGCTACCTTGTTTAGTATGTCTTTAGTTATTTTTAGGTTCAACTGTTTTAATAGAAAAAGTGAATATTATCAAAAGAAGCAAAATCATTGCTTaaaaaatcaaacatgaatGCAGTTGCTGATCTTTTGATTTCAggaattttatttctttatctaAGTGTTATTTAAAGCGGCATATTTCTCATTTAGTTTCCAGTGCTTAAATAGTCCTGCCCCTTTCCACAGGcttttgaaaataaactgaaGTCTCTTAGGGGCGCAGCATCATATCCTAGCTCCTTCAACAGTTTCTCGTTTACAGGTAAGATCCTAGTCAAAACTAGAAATTGTGTGTTATTACCATTAGTGTATTACAAGAacgggacaacaaagagcctaACGGCTATagtatctgaccagtaacctAATGGGTGTTAGATCGAATCCTTATGCCGTCCTTGccagacaaaatattttgttctgtATCAGAGCAAGGCAAGGCCTAATTGCTCATAGAACAGTGCTGTAAATAAGATGTTCTCAGTCAACGTAGTTGGTAAACTAAGAGTAAAATAACacttgataaaacatttttcacaGCAGTAATAGAAAGTTTATATAGTATGTGTGCTAATTCTAATGttacattaaataatgttttctcttTAAGAACACGAGTCCAGAACTGACCATTATGACTCCAGAGATGCAGTGAAAAGTGCCCAAGAATATATAGAGCTCACTACTGCCTGTGATGAGATGTTGAGAGAGGCCCTACGCTGGTATAATGACATGCTTACCAACAAACATGGCTTCAGCATTCACAACAATTTCATCCAGCACTTTGGTCAGGAGGAGATGGATGAGCTGTTGAACATTCAGACCAAGTGGGGAGTGTTCATCAAGGTGTTCTTTCAAGATGGCTACGCAGGTGTGAACTTGCAGGTGGTTTCTGGAGATATCAGACCTGCAGTGTTAGAGGTGGAAGCCATGTGCTGCCAAGTCCAAGAGGATTTTGCaaaagaagaggaaagagacaTGTGCCTGAAAACCCCCATCAGTTTCTCAAGGAAGCCTTTAGATGCAAACAGTGCTGTGTATAGAGAAAAACTGAAGACTTTTTCTGGGTTTCAAATTGTCAGAGTGAGTGTTAACagaataaataagattgaatatTACTATCTGGGAAAACTTACCTTACATTGTTGTATTACAGGTTGAAAAGTTGGAGAATAGCAGCCTGAGGCAGCTATTTGACCTTAAGAAGAAGCAATTGCAGGTGTCTACCACTCCTAAGCTGATGTACCAGCGCTTGCCAGCACAATTCTGTAACCTGCTTAGCCGAGTGGGCTTCCAGAGGGAATTTGCACCACCGTATGGTATGACAGAAGCAAATAAAACgaaaatgtttttcacatgaatttggaatttaaacaataactatAGAGTTAAAGAGTagaccaggggtgggcaaaTTAAGGTCTGCGGTAGGATATAAAATAGTTTTATGGGGAAGTAAAACACAACTCACCACCCCATTCTTATACATTTAAATctgaatttaaaatatttagacATTATAAAGGACCTACTGTAtgcatgttttaattattgtcCTTTTCTGAACAGCaaatatttatgattaacaaattatgaaacaaatgtggccctccatttaatttcaaaattcTGATGTGGCCCCCAAGCCAAAAAGTTTGCCCTCCCCTAGTGTAGTCTGTCAGTTTTACAGTGaggagaaaaaagtatttgatcccctgttgattttgtacgtttgcccactgaaaaagaaattatcagcctgcaattttaatggtaggtttatttgaaaagtgggagacagaataacaacagaaaatctagaaaaacgcatgtcaaaaatgttatacattgatttgcatttgaatgaGTGAAATAACTATTCAAactctctgcaaaacatgacttagtacttggtggcaaatggtggcaatcacagaggtcagacatttcttgtagttggccaccaggtttgtacacatctcaggagggattttgtcccactcctctttgcagatcttctccaagtcattaaggtttagaggctgacgtttggcaactctaACCTTCAGCTCGCTCCACAGATATTCTTATTCAATTACGGTcttgagactggctaggccactccaggaccttaatgtgcttcttcttgagccactcctttgttgccttggctgtgtgttttgggtcattgtaatgctggaatacccatccacaacccattttcagtgccctggctgagggaaggaggttctcacccaagatttgacggtacatggccccgtccatcatccctttgatgcgatgaaattgtcctgtccccttagaagaaaaacacccccaaagcataatgtttccacctccatgtttgacgatggggatggtattcttggggtcataggcagcattcctcctcctccaaacacggtgagttgagttgatgccaaagagctcgattttcgtctcttctgaccacaacactttcacccagttctactctgaatcattcaaatgttcattggcaaacttcagacaggcctgtacatgtgctttcttgagcagggggaccttgcgggcgctgcaggatttcagtccttcacagggtagtgtgttaccaattgttttcttggtgattactatatggtcccagctgctttgagatcattgacaagatcctccagtgtagttctaggctgatcattgcaactccacaaggtgagatcttgcatggagccccagacagagggagattgacagttcttttatgtttcttccatttgcgaataatcgcaccaactgttgtcaccttttcaccaagctgcttggcgatgatCTTATAGCACATTCctgccttgtgtaggtctacagtcTTGTCcttgacatccttggacagctctttggtcttggccatggtggacaggtgtcttttatacaggtaacaagctgagatttaagagtgtgctcctaatctcagctctttacctgtttaaaagacacctgggagccagaaatccttctgattgagaggggatcaaatacttatttcactcattaaaatgcaaatcaatttataagatttttgacatgcgtttttctggattttatttgttgttattctgtctctcactgttcaaataaacctaccattaaaataataaactgataatttctttgtcagtgggcaaatgtacaaaatcagcaggaaaataatgttttccctcaatgtaatttgagggtattttttCATCCATATTTGATGATTTGAAATGTGTGCATAATCCTCCCATTTTGGGGTGGCAAAGGTATTTGTACTGATTAATGTTAAGTAAAATTAGACTAGTCATGTTTAGTATTTGGTCACTGGGTATCTTCCTTGGTGATGCTGTTTGCACTGCTGCAATTGTCAGTTTCTGCTTGTTTCAAGCCTTTTTGCCAACATGAGTAATGCTACGTGCACACTGTCCGCTTGCCCAAATTGCTCAATCTCTGGCAAGCTGTTGTTGAGCCTTTCCTAGCATGCACATGCTCGGGTGGGGCATATCTTTCTAACTTATGCCAGCGATAACCAGTCAACCAGCATAGGGGAAACACCAGTCTCTGCaaataataagtattttgtATTTGCGTGACTCCACTACTAAAAACGTATTATCACTACAAtgccaagtcaatgatttgtcaatgttcaaatagcaatttacttCGTTTTACATTATGCATGTATCACTCACCCGTGATCCCAACGACCTCTGAAACTTCAATGCATATTTTTGGAATTATATCTCTGTATGTCTGCCAGAGAAGCATCATATATAATGGGGAGTattgtcacccccccccccccccaaaaaaaaaaagttataaataATCATACGACTTATAAACCTTCAATACTTAGATTATATTGGAATGGTGTCCTGTAATGTTGTAATATTGTTACTTTTATCCACAGAGCAAAAGCAAGGAGCGGGGATCTACTTCAGTTCCTCTGTAAAGCAGGCAGAGAAGCTCTGGAAAGGCTTGGCAGATGAAGAGTACATGTACTTCGTTGAAGCGGTTGTGCTGACAGGGAAGTCCACTGTTGGATCACCAGATCTTATTGTGCCACCAGAGATTCACAGTGGTGACCCTTTCTCCCTGTATGATAGTGTAACAGGGGGCATAGATACCCATGTCATCTTCAATGGTCACCAGGCTCTACCTGAATATCTGATCAtctgcacacaaaaaaacacattgaactaagcaaatgtttaaatgaTTAACAAGAACTCGGATTTGAAGGTGTTGAAAATGTGAAGGAAAAATATCTATCTGTAATAATCATATAGGTCACTCTGGTTCAATGATTGTCCACTCTATTGTACAAGCATGCGTTTTGATTAATCAACTGATTCattaaatgttgacatttacattattgtttagtttaatttctgtaaaaagttttgtcaGTATCAGCTCAACAGTATAAGTTTATAACAAGCTAATTATTGCAGTTTTTATAATAGATGTTCCAGCAACAGGTAATAATTGTGGGCTGTTTTTATTGATATTACTGGGAATCTTTATGTTCATGGCTTTTATAGAGTACATCTTTTACATATTAACTACCAGTGGATGTAATGATAGGACTCTACTATTGACATTTATagaattaaaaacaatatttcctCCTGTTAACTCCCAATTTCATGATATTCAATTGTACTTACAACCTCTGAGATTTGACGATCTGGACAAGCATACTCTGAGATGTCCCGTCAAGCTATTGTTCTtttcacactgctcactcagcCAGTCAGGGAAATTAGAGAATGGGAAGAGCTCCTTTGTCTATCAACATTAGTTAAGCTACATTTGCTAAAGCACTGAGACAAGGAAAAACCCTGCTGTCAAATGCCTCCCCTTCTCCCTTATTGGACAGGTTTTTCCTGCAAAACAGATTCTGATCAATGGGTTTATTCTAGGTTGAATAAACCATATGTACAGATTTAGCCTAGCTTATGCTAATCTTGTAATTAATGTAGTGTATTAATTGTAATCGTAATGTAGTGTAGTTGATGAAATATGTACTGTGTAAGTTGAACAGTAGGGGGCAgacaggggagaagaggggggagCGAGTCACGCATGTAAGAGGTAAGACGATGAGGGttgacaataaaataaataaatgaagacaGTAGTTTCATTATTggacaacacaacacataagAAGAAGCAAACGAGAACAAAACGTGTTTGAtcgaagacattttaagatcggatgcaaaaatctatttaatgattttagcatacacttttacTATGATTGAAtcaatttaatgattttagcatacacttttacTATGATTGAATCAAATTTTTTCATAcaattgaatttagttttttcttactatgaaatatttcagttaggtGTTTCtcttcttacagtcaatacatttgagctcaatttggctccgtATAGGTTGCGCAAAAAAGCCAGTGTTGTCCAATAATAGCGCTTATTTGAGTTAAACCCTGTGACAAAACAACGTTTTGGCATTCTATTTGTTGTCTGACCACTTCAAAAATAGCATTGAAGGAATGCAATTTAGAATTTCTCTTCTATGTGACGAACTGGAGTTTTTCCACCAACGTTGGGTGTGGCTTTGTGTGACTTGACACAGATGCTGACAAATTGTATCTATAGCCCTGTCTCATTGCAGCTCCACAAGTATTCGATGGAGttgaattttgtgaaaaattGCTAATGTTTAATAATGTTAAATTAGGACTTAAATGGAAAAATCTAATCAGATATCAGAACATTTAACATCGCCCAGAGCACAGTTTAGAAACAGAAAGAACACAGGACCTCTGTGAATCTATCTACCACAGGCTAACCTCAAACATTTAGTACCAGATGAGAAGTGCGATATTCTGGGAGGCCACCTAAAAGCCTATTATAACTTTAGGCAAAGGTAGGCAGCCGCATATAGCCCCAGAATactcagaaataaaataatttaaatataataattgtttttcGTTATTTTCTGTCTTAAGATCTGATCGTGTTACTCAACCGCGTGGCGGTCAGGGaaagtgcctctgggatggcagactggggtggtggtccctctttttaagaagggggaccggagggtgtgttccaactacagggggatcacacttctcagcctccccgggaaagtgtatgccagggtactggagaggagaatacggccgatagtagaactcGGATTCAGgaagaacagtgtggttttcgtccgggccgtggaacactggaccagctctataccctctacggggtgctagagggttcatgggagtttgcccaaccagtccacatgtgttttgtggatttggagaaggcattcgactgtgtcccttgcggcatcctgtggagggtgcttcgggaatagggggtcctgggtcctttgctaagggctgtcaggtccctgtacgaccgaagcaggagcttggtccgcattgccggcagtaagtcagacttgttcccagtgcatgttggactccggcagggctgccctttgtcgccggttttgttcgtaatttttatggacagaatttctaggcgcagccaggggccagagggtgtcaggtttggggaccacacgattttatGTTGTATATTTAATTTTTCAATTCTATTCAAAAAATCTAGTCAAAATAAAGTAAATGATCTAACATGTTATGATATTAATAATGAATGTTGCTTACCCTAAAATAAAGGGGCATTTGTGAAGAAATGTGGTGTCTATAAGAGATCCAGGAGATTACAGGAGACTTTATCTCTGTACTCCAACCAGGTTTAAACAGAGCATTCTCTATGGGGGaagtttcattatcacaatagggaattaatgtgaatgacaaaatcaaatagtcatttaacattttattacattacaaattaaataaaaaacctcctttttgaaaatagaaacGTAAATATTTGAATTTAAACCATTTGAACAATGAAAGAGCAGCTATACACAAATACTGAgtggtttacaaaaacataaaatacagtgtttataaaacaaataattttgaataataataagcAAAACCTAACTTGTAATAAATACCAATGAActtaaaatgaataacaaatatcaacacagaaccattgtatttcacaaacctttgtttttaaaataaactttcttAGCAACAGTGCCAAAGAAAAACAGTGTTGATCATCATGGCTAGACAAATGCTGATTCAATTAAACTTTTCAATTgtataaaatctgttttatttctagaatgtacctagtaaaataaatgtatttctcacagctgtagaataatatagtaaatctaaatatttaaatataataactTGACTATAAGCATGTTCATTGCTCACTCAAACCTGAAGATTTTTGGCCAAGAATATCCATCTATTCACCACTACAGGCTTAAGACATGACCATTGGCAAGTGACATTGTTGCCACTTCTACCGAAAAGCCTCTCTGAGGGGGAACTTGTAACGGGAATGGATAGATACTTGCAGGCAAGCTTGGCGAGATGAGGAAAGCTTACTATGTGTTTTCCACCATGCAAGTAGATCTTTGTCTATGgacagctgagtgtgaagcggtggggatgatcagtacctccaaatccgaggccatggtcctcagtcggaaaagggtggcttgcccacttcagattggtggagagtgcctgcctcaagtggaggagtttaagtgtctagggatcttgttcacgagtgagggaaggatggaacaggagattgacagacggatcggtgcagcttctgcagtaatgcggtcaatgtatcggtctgtcgtggtgaagaaagagctgagccgcaaggcgaagctctcgatttaccggtcaatctacgttcctactctcacctatggtcatgaggtttgggtcatgaccgaaaggacaagatctcggatacaggcggctgaaatgagctttctccgcagggtggctgggcgatcccttagagatagggtgagaagctcggtcacccaggaggagctcagagtagagccgctgctcctccacatcgagaggggtcacctgaggtggcttgggcatctgtttcgggtgcctccggaacgccttcttgggaaggtgttccgggcccgtcccactgggaggagaccccggggaagacctaggacacgctggagggaatatgtctcccggctggcctgggaacacctcggtgtcccccggaagatctggaggaagtgtctggggtgagggaagtctgggcatctctgcttagactgctgcccccgcgacccggccccggatgaagcggaagaagatgtatgtatgtgttacTCAAACTGATATTCAATTTAAATTATGCCTTCTAATACATTAAAAGGCACCTCCCTCTGCAACTGGATTTTGGACTACCTGacaggcagaccccaggtgCTAAGAATAGGcatcctcacctcctctacactgaccctAAGCACCGGAGCCCCCCGGGGCTGCTTACTCAGttccctcctgtactccctgttcacgcatgactgtgtggccacacacagctccaacatcatccttaaATTTTTGGATgacacaaccatcctgggtctcatctccaacaatgatgagaccgtaacagagaggaggtaaagaacctggcttCGTGgcgccaggacaacaacctctctcttaACATCTGCACGACTAAGGAGATAATCGTGAACTTCAGGAAGCTTCAgagggggggtcatgcccctatacacatcgatggagctgaagtagaGAGTGTCTCCGAATTCTCTcagtgtttctcagtgtgttcatcaaacAAGCAAACATGagagtgaaaactgcccaaaaacaactatacttcctgaggaaaCTTGGcatgtaaaaactctcaccaacttctacgggtgcaccattgaaagcatcctctcaggctgcattactgcctggtacggcagttGCTCCGCCACAGACCGCAAGTCTGTGGTAAAGTCTGCGAAGcacatcatcggctgccatcttccCTCCATGCATGGCATCTACGATGCCTGAGGAAATcatggaacatcatcaaaagatcacagccacccaggcaatggtctgttcacactgctgccgccTCGTAGATGCTACCGGAGCTTTGGGGCACGCACTTCCTGACTCAGAAGCAGTTTTTCTCCCTCAGGCCATAATGCTCcccaaccagcaacactgatctatgatcatactcatcacacatgaacattcaaGATGCTCCACATGCTGATGTCTTTTCAGGTACATTTAATGttcattagaatattcctttgcatgtaccattcataagcaaattacactcatatgtatctataatataaAATACGACACATATTGTTCTTagtccccatcctactctttctaaaattgctgctggtttacattatgtatatcaTTGCCATTCTTGCcttatctataatattcaatactactacccatattgctgctagtttacaaaatgaagatatatatttaacatttagatttaacatttagatttcgatataacattttgatataaatttaacatttagatttagatataacatttagatttaaaatgtaacatttagatttagatgtaacatttagatatacatttaacatttagatataacatttaaatgtataatgtaacatttagatatatatttaacatttagattcaacatttagatttagagataacatttagattttgatataacatttagatatatttaacatttagatttaacatttagatctagatataacatttagatttaacatttagatataatatatatcatttctgtctcaaatgtgaggaaaatgcgctaaatgtgaggaaagtgagctaaatgttgaaaGTGTATCAGCAAAAAAATGTTAACCGAACGTTTACATTCGGCACCCCAtagtgaggtgtgtcaaggtgttgtcgggcatattgtaaccaggcttttttgtggcattggtgcattATCCTTACATAAAAGAcatgtcatattttcaaaatcaatgccaaaatgtcactatttctgccagggtaggcaaacaactgtatatacaactgtatatatagagGAAAGCTTGCCTTAAAACCTAACCCTGAAATACAATAGTATTTTTCTGTGAGAGAACTGCACACATTTTAATGCTAAAGACATGTCAGAATGCCTTTCCATGGGGTTTTGAATTTTCCTGAAAGTTACAGTCTCCGTACTGACTTAAATCTGCTTAAAAACATTAGGGATACGATTTGTATATTGCTATCCATGATCTGCAACCAAGCTTACTGATCTTGATTAAATGTGGCAAAACAATTGATTGTTATCCACAGAGTCCACAAAATCCACAAAATTAATATGGGTGTGTGCAAAGAAGAATGATGTAAGTAgatattttctgaaaaatatgACATCACTGAAAATTATATTAGCAGTACAGTTCCTTTCACTTTATATTTCAAGTCAAAGTAAAATTACAACAAATAATCATTTAATTACTTCTTTAATAATTACTATGTCACAAAACAATGGACAAATGTAGTAGTTGCACCCACCAAGCAGATACTGATGTTTAAGATAAAATATACATGTCCCTGCTTTCAGGCACCTTTTGCCAACACAAGGTAATTTGCAGTGtcatcaataaaaataaaaataaattaccaATATTTTACCTTGCATTATCACTAaaagacatttctgaaatgttggtGAACAAGCATTCTTGCAAGATCTTTAACTAAGTAAGCTTTACTGGATTTCTGCTACACTACAAGCCAAGCTAGTCCTAAAGCAGTTTGCAAGTGTTTTCATTTCCATTGCAGATAGGCACACTATGTAATCAAATCCCATGTTCACTTATGATAGCAATGGAACTCCACCTAAATtctggaaaacagtaaaaagcCTGAAAAAATCTTTCCTCATCCTCATTGGCAAAACACATGCTTTTGGACTGTTGGTTTTGGACTGGGCTCATTACTAATAAAAAGGCAATTGTTTATGCTTTAATTTACCACTTTTTTGCAGCATGCTC
This is a stretch of genomic DNA from Esox lucius isolate fEsoLuc1 chromosome 11, fEsoLuc1.pri, whole genome shotgun sequence. It encodes these proteins:
- the parp9 gene encoding protein mono-ADP-ribosyltransferase PARP9 isoform X5, with product MMGVSSISFPAIGTGVLGFSKQEVAQIMMDTAVKFAHHSDELQMDIHYIIYPGDSETLKAFENKLKSLRGAASYPSSFNSFSFTEHESRTDHYDSRDAVKSAQEYIELTTACDEMLREALRWYNDMLTNKHGFSIHNNFIQHFGQEEMDELLNIQTKWGVFIKVFFQDGYAGVNLQVVSGDIRPAVLEVEAMCCQVQEDFAKEEERDMCLKTPISFSRKPLDANSAVYREKLKTFSGFQIVRVEKLENSSLRQLFDLKKKQLQVSTTPKLMYQRLPAQFCNLLSRVGFQREFAPPYEQKQGAGIYFSSSVKQAEKLWKGLADEEYMYFVEAVVLTGKSTVGSPDLIVPPEIHSGDPFSLYDSVTGGIDTHVIFNGHQALPEYLIICTQKNTLN
- the parp9 gene encoding protein mono-ADP-ribosyltransferase PARP9 isoform X3, whose amino-acid sequence is MAKTHAIPLDTEMTYSIVNTISPDLDLSAGKISGSILKMAGLGIQEEIRNKYYPGSYADVLVTAGHNLSCNVVYHTICPQRTDQRSEKVLATLVERCLSKAQMMGVSSISFPAIGTGVLGFSKQEVAQIMMDTAVKFAHHSDELQMDIHYIIYPGDSETLKAFENKLKSLRGAASYPSSFNSFSFTEHESRTDHYDSRDAVKSAQEYIELTTACDEMLREALRWYNDMLTNKHGFSIHNNFIQHFGQEEMDELLNIQTKWGVFIKVFFQDGYAGVNLQVVSGDIRPAVLEVEAMCCQVQEDFAKEEERDMCLKTPISFSRKPLDANSAVYREKLKTFSGFQIVRVEKLENSSLRQLFDLKKKQLQVSTTPKLMYQRLPAQFCNLLSRVGFQREFAPPYEQKQGAGIYFSSSVKQAEKLWKGLADEEYMYFVEAVVLTGKSTVGSPDLIVPPEIHSGDPFSLYDSVTGGIDTHVIFNGHQALPEYLIICTQKNTLN
- the parp9 gene encoding protein mono-ADP-ribosyltransferase PARP9 isoform X2, translated to MESACKKILSSSAAHMLSHPPAAQWQASSHSPLRMTQPSKTSYSNAVSHRTKSTPHQHSFKINNVSLNVSTGYIEKQKTYSIVNTISPDLDLSAGKISGSILKMAGLGIQEEIRNKYYPGSYADVLVTAGHNLSCNVVYHTICPQRTDQRSEKVLATLVERCLSKAQMMGVSSISFPAIGTGVLGFSKQEVAQIMMDTAVKFAHHSDELQMDIHYIIYPGDSETLKAFENKLKSLRGAASYPSSFNSFSFTEHESRTDHYDSRDAVKSAQEYIELTTACDEMLREALRWYNDMLTNKHGFSIHNNFIQHFGQEEMDELLNIQTKWGVFIKVFFQDGYAGVNLQVVSGDIRPAVLEVEAMCCQVQEDFAKEEERDMCLKTPISFSRKPLDANSAVYREKLKTFSGFQIVRVEKLENSSLRQLFDLKKKQLQVSTTPKLMYQRLPAQFCNLLSRVGFQREFAPPYEQKQGAGIYFSSSVKQAEKLWKGLADEEYMYFVEAVVLTGKSTVGSPDLIVPPEIHSGDPFSLYDSVTGGIDTHVIFNGHQALPEYLIICTQKNTLN
- the parp9 gene encoding protein mono-ADP-ribosyltransferase PARP9 isoform X4, with the translated sequence MAKTHAIPLDTEMVLATLVERCLSKAQMMGVSSISFPAIGTGVLGFSKQEVAQIMMDTAVKFAHHSDELQMDIHYIIYPGDSETLKAFENKLKSLRGAASYPSSFNSFSFTEHESRTDHYDSRDAVKSAQEYIELTTACDEMLREALRWYNDMLTNKHGFSIHNNFIQHFGQEEMDELLNIQTKWGVFIKVFFQDGYAGVNLQVVSGDIRPAVLEVEAMCCQVQEDFAKEEERDMCLKTPISFSRKPLDANSAVYREKLKTFSGFQIVRVEKLENSSLRQLFDLKKKQLQVSTTPKLMYQRLPAQFCNLLSRVGFQREFAPPYEQKQGAGIYFSSSVKQAEKLWKGLADEEYMYFVEAVVLTGKSTVGSPDLIVPPEIHSGDPFSLYDSVTGGIDTHVIFNGHQALPEYLIICTQKNTLN